The following coding sequences lie in one Leptospira saintgironsiae genomic window:
- the ccoG gene encoding cytochrome c oxidase accessory protein CcoG produces MIISRPMQGKIRTARNYVQVFLVLLFFITPWIHWDGFQIIRLDIPDRKFFLFGHIFIPQEGYFLHLFLIAAGLCLFFFTTLIGRVWCGWACPQTIYSDIFDWIGRRIQNSKYGKQDANRSLVVLTHIAWIFVSFAASFAWISYFIDPYQMLSYFKNPNLDFPTWSLFLGFFTFAMYADIAFIREQFCKYACPYARFQTVMMDNHSVNITYDYSRGEPRRKGQTKIGDCTACNMCLVVCPTGIDIRDGANPWCIACGKCSDACTKQMAKEDKKSLIGYWSENQISEKGSPIRWIRPRTIIYAFFLILTLSSIGVLLSNRIPLYLSVLPDRNIQPMLVQDGIVRNFYEVQMQNLTSKDRTLKFEIENSDLQGERRILVGGTEEATVELKGNSEERYRLFIELKIAEQDVKRRSHDIKLKVIDIQDFEYSKSETIPFLLPVSISGWKLPNDERIVHGR; encoded by the coding sequence ATGATCATTTCAAGACCAATGCAGGGAAAGATAAGGACCGCAAGAAATTACGTCCAGGTATTCTTGGTTCTTCTCTTTTTTATAACGCCTTGGATCCACTGGGACGGATTTCAAATTATCCGATTGGATATACCGGATAGAAAGTTTTTTCTATTCGGTCATATTTTCATTCCACAAGAAGGATACTTCCTTCATTTATTCCTGATCGCTGCAGGACTTTGCCTTTTCTTCTTTACTACTTTAATCGGTAGAGTTTGGTGCGGATGGGCCTGTCCTCAAACCATCTATTCTGATATTTTCGATTGGATAGGAAGAAGGATCCAAAATTCCAAATATGGAAAACAAGACGCAAACCGTTCATTAGTAGTTTTAACTCATATAGCTTGGATCTTTGTCAGCTTTGCCGCATCTTTCGCATGGATCTCATATTTTATAGATCCATACCAAATGCTCTCATATTTCAAAAATCCTAATTTAGATTTCCCTACTTGGTCTTTATTTCTGGGATTCTTTACGTTTGCGATGTATGCAGATATAGCATTCATACGAGAACAATTCTGCAAATATGCATGTCCTTATGCACGTTTCCAAACAGTGATGATGGACAATCATTCGGTCAATATTACTTATGATTACTCCAGAGGAGAACCTAGAAGAAAAGGGCAAACTAAGATCGGAGACTGCACTGCTTGTAATATGTGTCTTGTAGTATGTCCTACAGGGATAGATATCAGGGACGGAGCAAATCCTTGGTGTATCGCTTGCGGAAAATGTTCAGACGCATGCACAAAACAAATGGCTAAGGAAGATAAAAAATCGCTGATTGGATATTGGTCAGAGAACCAGATCTCCGAAAAAGGATCTCCTATTCGTTGGATCCGCCCAAGAACAATTATTTATGCATTTTTCTTAATACTTACACTTTCCTCTATCGGTGTCTTATTATCTAATAGGATTCCACTCTATCTATCAGTTCTTCCAGATAGAAATATTCAACCTATGTTAGTCCAAGATGGAATCGTTAGAAACTTCTACGAAGTCCAAATGCAAAATCTGACCTCTAAAGACAGAACACTAAAATTCGAAATAGAAAACTCTGATCTTCAGGGAGAAAGAAGAATTCTCGTTGGTGGAACAGAAGAAGCTACAGTAGAACTAAAAGGAAATTCAGAAGAAAGATACAGACTATTTATAGAGCTTAAAATAGCAGAACAAGATGTCAAAAGAAGAAGTCATGATATCAAGCTAAAAGTGATAGACATTCAGGATTTTGAATATTCCAAATCGGAAACAATCCCATTCCTACTTCCGGTATCCATATCCGGATGGAAATTACCAAATGATGAGAGGATAGTCCATGGACGTTAG
- a CDS encoding cbb3-type cytochrome c oxidase N-terminal domain-containing protein: MSDPNKEFDGIRQADNPLPEWWKWVFLGCIVFAGIYAVYFHVFSDWGTSEYYAAQIQEYEKEFPNRNVAVESTDGSNPFRGNQDAINAGQKTFQTYCVACHGPTGEGLVGPNLMDKEWLHGNTDLELYATVMKGISVERTKLGRGPMPAHENSLGSEKVYQVLAWLASKNPELKSSK, translated from the coding sequence ATGAGCGACCCAAACAAGGAATTCGATGGGATCAGACAGGCAGACAATCCGCTTCCTGAATGGTGGAAATGGGTGTTCTTAGGGTGTATAGTTTTTGCTGGAATTTACGCGGTATACTTCCACGTATTTTCGGATTGGGGGACAAGCGAGTATTACGCGGCCCAGATCCAAGAATATGAAAAAGAATTTCCGAATCGTAACGTTGCAGTCGAGTCCACTGATGGATCTAATCCTTTCAGAGGGAACCAAGACGCGATCAACGCAGGACAGAAAACATTCCAAACCTATTGTGTAGCTTGCCATGGTCCGACGGGAGAAGGTTTAGTAGGCCCAAACCTTATGGATAAAGAATGGTTACACGGAAATACAGATCTAGAACTTTATGCAACCGTAATGAAGGGAATTTCTGTAGAAAGAACTAAGTTAGGCAGAGGACCAATGCCTGCACATGAGAACTCATTAGGTTCAGAAAAAGTTTATCAGGTGTTAGCATGGCTGGCGTCGAAAAATCCGGAGCTTAAATCTTCCAAATAA
- a CDS encoding cbb3-type cytochrome c oxidase subunit 3, with protein MDLDTLQIYKSLRLPILVLSIFTIILYVYRSSRKERMEKPKFRMLEED; from the coding sequence ATGGATCTTGATACATTACAAATTTATAAATCATTAAGGCTTCCAATCCTGGTGCTTTCCATATTTACGATTATCTTATACGTATATAGAAGTTCCAGAAAGGAAAGAATGGAAAAACCTAAATTCAGAATGCTGGAGGAGGATTAA
- the ccoO gene encoding cytochrome-c oxidase, cbb3-type subunit II, producing the protein MSWFDKLLDWFSGFTDQWEKHGVKFTLYTTVAILIGGLFELVPPFFLTKTAEPIQNVKPYNALELAGRDVYQKEGCNNCHTQMIRPFKWEVDRFDPQHSYGKDGYSKAGEYVYDHPFLWGSKRTGPDLAHESQIQSSAEWHKTHLINPRDTAKGSIMPAYPWLFEESSIVDASKIADHMRGLQKIGVPYTEEDIASASTLLAGKTAGDALIAYLLKLGRDTAELSKSLQ; encoded by the coding sequence ATGAGTTGGTTCGACAAATTATTGGATTGGTTCTCCGGTTTTACAGATCAGTGGGAAAAACATGGAGTTAAATTCACCTTATACACCACGGTTGCAATTTTGATCGGAGGATTATTCGAATTGGTTCCTCCATTCTTTCTCACGAAAACTGCGGAACCTATACAGAATGTAAAACCGTATAACGCTTTAGAATTAGCAGGAAGAGACGTTTATCAAAAGGAAGGATGTAATAACTGTCATACTCAGATGATTCGTCCTTTCAAATGGGAAGTAGATCGTTTCGATCCTCAGCATTCTTACGGAAAAGACGGATACTCCAAGGCAGGAGAATATGTTTACGATCACCCGTTCTTATGGGGATCCAAAAGAACTGGACCAGATCTGGCTCACGAATCTCAGATACAATCTTCTGCAGAATGGCATAAGACACATTTGATCAATCCTAGAGATACTGCAAAAGGTTCTATCATGCCTGCTTATCCTTGGTTATTCGAAGAATCTTCTATCGTCGATGCTTCTAAGATCGCAGATCATATGAGAGGACTCCAAAAGATTGGAGTTCCTTATACGGAAGAAGATATTGCTTCTGCTTCTACACTACTCGCAGGTAAAACAGCGGGAGATGCATTGATCGCTTATCTGCTGAAATTAGGAAGAGATACTGCCGAATTGTCCAAAAGTTTACAGTAA
- the ccoN gene encoding cytochrome-c oxidase, cbb3-type subunit I → MSSSEQKYNDTIVKGFLISGLVWGLASMLVGVWIAFQMVYPELNFGPYFTFGRLRPLHTNAAIFGFALSIVFATGYHTVQRLCRVRIWSDKLSNLHLFLYNLSIVAAAITLPLGLNQSKEYAELEWPLDLLIVVWFVVFLINYFGTIFTRQEKQLYAAIWFYIASWVTIPILFIVNNLSIPVSWIKSYSVYSGVYDANIQWWYGHNAVAFVLTTPFLGMMYYYLPKHIKQPIYSHRLSIIHFWSLIFLYIWAGPHHLLYSPLPDWLQTTGMVFSIMLWMPSWGGMLNGFLTLTQAKEKIKTDATLKMLLVGLTFYGMSTFEGPLLSIRAVSGLGHNTDWIIGHVHGGTLGWVGMMSFAAIYYLVPRLWDTNLFSERLANTHFWIATLGILLYIVSMWVSGISEGSMWRAIDETGSLKFPNWVQITETLKPYRLFRGIGGALYLSGVVLMIYNVVRTIQNAGSGFKEIDPRIGLKEGKTV, encoded by the coding sequence ATGAGTTCTTCAGAACAAAAATATAATGATACGATCGTCAAAGGATTTTTGATATCGGGACTGGTCTGGGGTCTGGCTTCCATGCTTGTAGGAGTATGGATCGCCTTCCAAATGGTGTATCCCGAATTAAATTTCGGACCATACTTCACTTTTGGTAGGCTTAGACCCTTACATACGAATGCTGCAATTTTCGGATTTGCATTGAGTATCGTATTTGCAACAGGCTATCACACGGTACAAAGACTTTGTAGAGTAAGAATTTGGAGTGATAAACTCTCTAATCTACATTTATTCTTATACAACCTATCGATTGTAGCCGCTGCAATCACTCTTCCTTTGGGCTTAAATCAATCCAAAGAATATGCCGAGTTGGAATGGCCATTGGATCTTTTGATCGTGGTTTGGTTTGTGGTGTTCTTGATCAATTATTTCGGGACCATCTTTACTCGCCAAGAAAAACAACTTTATGCTGCGATCTGGTTTTATATCGCTTCTTGGGTCACGATCCCTATCTTATTTATAGTAAATAACCTTTCTATTCCAGTAAGTTGGATCAAATCCTACTCAGTTTATTCCGGAGTGTATGACGCTAATATCCAATGGTGGTATGGTCATAACGCGGTGGCATTCGTTCTCACCACTCCGTTCTTAGGAATGATGTATTATTATCTTCCTAAACATATCAAACAACCTATCTATAGTCATAGACTCTCCATCATTCACTTCTGGAGTTTGATCTTCCTATATATCTGGGCAGGTCCTCACCATCTACTCTATTCTCCGCTTCCTGATTGGTTACAGACCACAGGTATGGTATTTAGTATCATGTTATGGATGCCTTCTTGGGGAGGAATGTTAAACGGGTTTTTAACTCTCACACAAGCCAAAGAAAAGATCAAAACAGATGCAACCTTGAAGATGTTACTCGTTGGACTCACCTTCTATGGTATGTCCACATTCGAAGGTCCTCTTCTATCAATTAGAGCAGTGAGTGGCTTAGGTCATAATACAGATTGGATCATTGGTCACGTGCATGGCGGAACCTTAGGTTGGGTAGGAATGATGTCATTCGCTGCAATCTACTACTTAGTTCCAAGATTATGGGATACAAATCTGTTCTCTGAAAGATTGGCGAACACTCACTTCTGGATCGCTACACTAGGTATCTTATTGTATATCGTGTCTATGTGGGTATCCGGAATCAGCGAAGGATCCATGTGGAGAGCGATAGACGAAACAGGATCTTTAAAATTCCCGAACTGGGTTCAGATCACCGAAACCTTAAAACCTTACAGATTGTTTAGAGGAATAGGAGGAGCACTCTATTTATCAGGAGTTGTTCTAATGATCTATAACGTTGTCCGCACAATCCAAAACGCAGGATCCGGATTTAAAGAAATCGATCCAAGAATCGGATTAAAAGAGGGGAAAACTGTATGA
- a CDS encoding acetyl-CoA hydrolase/transferase family protein: MDLHFVSPKEAVSEIKNDQKVFIHSVYAAPKLLIEALSDRASELQNVDMVHIHTEGEVPYAQKGMESSFHTNALFVGANMREAVKEGRADYLPIFLSECPSLFRKKILPLDVALISVSPPDKHGFCSLGVSVDTSKAAVDSANIVIAQVNRFMPRTHGDGIIHINKIHKLVEGNIPLLEAKHTEPDKVEAKIGEYIAGLVEDGATLQMGIGAIPDAVLSCLKNHKDLGIHTEMFSDGVIPLVEKGIITGKNKKIHPGKIVTGFVMGTRTLYDFVDDNPEVVFLDIGYINDTANIRKNPKVTAINSAIEVDLTGQVCADSIGTRQYSGVGGQMDFIRGASLSEGGKPIIALPSVTSHGKSRIVPILQPGASVTTTRANVHYVITEYGIADLYGKNLKQRARLLTQIAHPNHRESLEREAFERFKGF; this comes from the coding sequence ATGGATTTACATTTTGTTTCCCCGAAAGAAGCGGTTTCAGAGATCAAAAACGACCAAAAAGTTTTCATCCACAGTGTATATGCCGCCCCAAAACTTCTAATTGAAGCATTGAGCGATAGAGCTTCCGAATTACAAAATGTTGATATGGTGCATATCCATACGGAAGGAGAAGTTCCATATGCACAAAAAGGAATGGAGTCTTCGTTTCATACAAACGCTCTTTTTGTAGGCGCGAACATGAGAGAAGCGGTGAAAGAAGGAAGAGCTGATTATCTTCCGATTTTTTTAAGCGAATGCCCTTCTTTATTCAGAAAAAAGATACTTCCGTTAGATGTAGCTCTCATTTCAGTTTCTCCTCCAGACAAACATGGATTTTGTTCCTTGGGAGTTTCAGTAGATACAAGCAAGGCAGCTGTAGATTCTGCAAATATTGTAATTGCTCAGGTGAATCGTTTTATGCCGAGGACACATGGAGACGGAATCATTCATATAAACAAGATCCATAAATTAGTAGAAGGTAATATTCCATTATTAGAAGCCAAACATACAGAACCGGACAAAGTAGAAGCTAAGATTGGAGAATATATCGCAGGTCTTGTAGAAGACGGAGCCACTCTTCAAATGGGAATCGGAGCTATTCCTGATGCAGTTCTATCTTGTTTAAAAAATCATAAAGATCTTGGGATCCATACTGAAATGTTTTCTGATGGTGTAATTCCTTTGGTAGAAAAAGGAATTATCACAGGTAAAAACAAAAAAATCCATCCTGGAAAAATCGTAACAGGTTTCGTAATGGGAACGAGAACGCTGTACGATTTTGTAGATGATAATCCAGAAGTAGTATTCTTAGATATTGGTTATATAAACGATACTGCAAATATCCGTAAAAATCCTAAAGTAACTGCGATCAATTCCGCGATCGAAGTGGACCTTACAGGCCAAGTGTGTGCGGATTCTATAGGAACAAGGCAATATTCAGGTGTAGGAGGACAGATGGATTTTATCCGAGGAGCTTCTCTTTCAGAAGGAGGAAAACCAATCATTGCTCTTCCTTCCGTTACATCTCATGGAAAATCAAGAATTGTTCCAATCCTACAACCCGGTGCAAGTGTAACAACGACTAGAGCGAATGTTCATTATGTAATCACTGAATACGGAATTGCAGATCTTTATGGCAAAAATCTAAAACAAAGAGCCAGACTTCTTACACAGATTGCTCATCCAAATCACAGAGAATCTCTGGAAAGAGAAGCATTCGAAAGGTTCAAAGGATTTTAA
- a CDS encoding response regulator, which translates to MVSIFSQKFQGVLLISILIFSMGCVSESSKKKPRVENGILDLSKDWNFEKEEPLSIEGDWAFYWSQLFSEIKNPLKIDLDPSKKSKEQIKFGDVPNVWNEYKDQKYPGFGYATYKILVRLKKTETDMAIKMLEASTSYTVYVNEKKVISSGEVGKTPETSKPLYRPGVSETFDLGTENEIAIEISNFSHFKGGPWAKIFIGKRKDLVMIRQDNVRLDLFVGGGLFVLGLYHLSLFAFLRRETSTLYYGILTICSTIRILITGERILYSIFPHFDFEWGYRLELISSFLIAIFFPMFIQTLYPDEINKKVIRFLISIVIGLSFIVLFFPLVIYSKTVSVFGIIVSIACVYLVYVFWKAMRNKKLGAEVGLFFFLLFFAVVTNDILYANMIINTAYFSSYGIASFFVAQAFMVSQRFTSAYKLSEKLAYDLKDSNQRLISLDKLKDEFLANTSHELRTPLQGIIGIADSLKRGVGGPLSQSVERQLGMIVTSGQRLSSLVNDIIDFSKLKHKDLNLNLRAVDLYQAVNFTLELNRISTDQTKIRLVNAILPEFPDLLADENRLQQILQNLVSNAIKFTEKGEIVVSAKIKALGIAEISVKDTGIGIDPAEHQKVFEFFEQVDRGDSKNSSGAGLGLSISRALVVLHGGEIGVDSSPGLGSRFYFTIPFVSGKIPRSEGKELKNYKEGNHPGSTVTFQDEPSDSEKNARILVVDDEPVNLQVIQNYLSLRNISSVTAKSGMEALEILQKDKAFDVVILDVMMPKMSGLDTAREIRKTLSTLELPILMLTAKNQDKDLMAALNNGANDYLLKPFDFEELILRINNLLALADGHKSRLNQENEKREAVNNVRQRINIDLHDHLGGKLTDLKFLSEELLSQNQEDKPIFKKINDAVNQSIHILREQMLKIEDLGLLSENFITGINLVLLRRYSDVERDLEFECQDELLKFFEEERNETSTIELYSIVNEITNNDLKYGQGVAKWNFYLENGDLITEMNVESSYHLKKHKTGRGTENLIYRISGLGGKVEMSLVENIYKIKINIPIGNFSVK; encoded by the coding sequence ATGGTTTCCATTTTCTCTCAAAAATTTCAGGGAGTTTTACTGATCTCAATCCTAATTTTCAGTATGGGTTGTGTGTCTGAATCTTCTAAGAAAAAACCAAGAGTAGAAAACGGGATATTAGACTTAAGCAAAGATTGGAATTTCGAAAAGGAAGAACCTCTAAGTATAGAAGGTGATTGGGCATTTTACTGGTCCCAATTATTTTCAGAGATAAAAAATCCTTTAAAGATAGATCTAGATCCCTCTAAAAAATCAAAAGAGCAAATCAAATTTGGCGATGTTCCGAATGTTTGGAATGAATACAAGGATCAAAAGTATCCAGGTTTCGGATATGCAACTTACAAGATACTCGTTCGTTTAAAAAAAACGGAAACGGATATGGCAATCAAGATGTTGGAGGCCTCGACATCTTATACAGTTTATGTAAATGAAAAAAAAGTGATCTCCAGCGGCGAAGTTGGAAAAACTCCAGAGACAAGCAAACCTTTGTACAGGCCTGGAGTCAGCGAAACATTTGATTTAGGAACAGAGAACGAAATCGCGATAGAGATTTCCAATTTTTCGCATTTTAAGGGAGGTCCTTGGGCAAAGATCTTTATCGGAAAAAGAAAAGATCTGGTTATGATACGCCAAGATAATGTTAGATTGGATCTGTTTGTAGGCGGAGGGCTTTTTGTTTTAGGTCTTTATCACCTAAGCTTATTTGCATTCTTAAGAAGAGAAACTTCTACACTATATTATGGAATTCTAACGATCTGTTCTACCATTCGTATTTTGATCACTGGGGAAAGAATATTATATTCTATTTTTCCTCATTTCGATTTTGAATGGGGATATAGATTGGAATTAATATCCAGCTTCTTGATCGCCATATTCTTTCCAATGTTTATCCAAACCTTATATCCGGATGAGATAAACAAAAAGGTTATTCGATTTTTAATTAGTATTGTTATAGGGCTTTCTTTCATCGTACTGTTTTTTCCCTTGGTCATTTATTCCAAGACAGTTTCTGTCTTTGGGATTATAGTTTCCATTGCTTGCGTTTACCTAGTATACGTTTTTTGGAAAGCAATGCGAAATAAGAAGTTAGGAGCTGAAGTAGGCTTATTCTTCTTTCTTCTTTTTTTTGCAGTAGTAACAAATGATATACTATATGCAAATATGATAATAAATACTGCATATTTTTCCTCTTATGGGATAGCATCTTTTTTTGTGGCACAGGCGTTTATGGTCTCTCAAAGATTTACAAGCGCTTATAAACTTTCAGAAAAATTAGCGTATGATCTAAAAGATTCCAACCAAAGATTGATCTCTTTGGATAAACTCAAAGATGAATTTTTGGCTAATACTTCTCATGAGTTGAGAACTCCTTTGCAAGGGATCATTGGTATTGCTGATTCCTTAAAAAGGGGGGTGGGTGGCCCATTATCTCAATCTGTGGAAAGACAGTTAGGAATGATTGTTACAAGTGGTCAACGGCTTTCTAGTTTAGTAAATGATATTATAGATTTTTCTAAATTAAAGCATAAGGATTTAAATCTAAATTTAAGAGCAGTGGACTTATACCAGGCGGTAAATTTCACTCTGGAGTTAAATAGGATTTCTACTGACCAAACTAAGATCAGATTGGTAAATGCGATCTTACCTGAATTTCCTGATTTACTCGCAGACGAAAATAGACTCCAACAAATCCTACAGAATTTAGTAAGTAATGCGATCAAATTTACTGAGAAGGGAGAGATCGTAGTTAGTGCTAAGATCAAAGCACTTGGGATCGCAGAGATCAGTGTAAAAGATACTGGGATCGGAATAGATCCAGCAGAACACCAGAAGGTATTCGAATTTTTTGAACAGGTAGATAGAGGAGATTCTAAAAATAGTTCAGGTGCAGGCCTTGGGCTTTCTATCAGCAGGGCATTGGTTGTATTACACGGAGGAGAAATTGGAGTCGATTCCAGCCCAGGTTTAGGATCTCGTTTTTATTTTACGATCCCATTTGTTTCCGGAAAAATCCCAAGATCCGAAGGAAAAGAATTAAAAAACTATAAAGAAGGAAATCATCCAGGTTCTACTGTAACTTTTCAGGATGAGCCTTCAGACTCGGAAAAGAATGCTCGAATCTTGGTAGTAGACGACGAACCTGTGAACTTACAGGTAATACAAAACTATCTTTCTTTACGAAATATTTCCTCAGTCACTGCAAAAAGTGGAATGGAAGCCTTGGAAATATTACAAAAAGATAAGGCATTCGATGTTGTTATTTTAGATGTTATGATGCCTAAGATGTCCGGTTTAGACACCGCCAGAGAGATCCGTAAAACACTTAGCACATTGGAGCTTCCCATTCTAATGTTGACTGCTAAAAATCAAGACAAGGATCTGATGGCGGCTTTGAATAATGGAGCAAATGACTATCTGCTTAAACCTTTTGATTTCGAAGAATTGATCTTAAGGATCAATAATTTGCTCGCTCTTGCAGATGGTCATAAAAGCCGTTTGAACCAGGAGAATGAGAAAAGGGAAGCTGTAAATAATGTAAGGCAAAGGATCAATATTGACTTACATGATCACCTGGGTGGAAAACTCACAGATCTAAAATTTTTATCAGAAGAATTACTCTCCCAAAACCAAGAAGATAAACCAATCTTCAAAAAGATCAACGATGCAGTGAATCAATCTATTCATATTCTAAGAGAACAAATGTTGAAGATAGAAGATCTTGGATTACTATCCGAAAATTTTATCACAGGGATCAATTTAGTTTTACTTAGAAGATATTCGGATGTAGAAAGAGATTTAGAATTCGAATGCCAAGATGAATTGCTTAAATTTTTTGAAGAAGAAAGAAATGAGACTTCTACAATAGAACTTTACAGTATTGTAAATGAGATCACGAATAATGATCTGAAATATGGGCAGGGTGTGGCCAAATGGAATTTCTATTTGGAGAATGGAGATCTGATTACAGAAATGAATGTAGAGTCTTCTTACCATCTAAAAAAACATAAAACCGGAAGAGGTACAGAGAATCTGATCTATAGGATCTCCGGCCTGGGTGGAAAAGTGGAAATGTCCCTAGTCGAAAACATATATAAAATAAAAATAAATATCCCGATCGGAAATTTTTCCGTAAAATAA
- a CDS encoding LuxR C-terminal-related transcriptional regulator, with amino-acid sequence MKSSDIKVGIVENDESFKNQILKTLESIPEIGGVFHWESAESFWEDEKGKSLDIIFLDIMLSGMNGVELAGKISARDPEISKIMLSNMNSDELIYESLKNGAIGYILKSELKDIADVVDTVLKGGAIITPTIAFRVLNSFKQKDYSGEFKLTPKEKQILDEMVKGKTIGRVAEFLKVSKYTVQHHVKNIYKKLNVHNRAELVRKASDIGLLP; translated from the coding sequence ATGAAAAGTTCAGATATCAAAGTAGGAATCGTAGAAAACGACGAAAGTTTTAAGAATCAAATCTTAAAAACTTTGGAATCTATTCCTGAGATTGGAGGAGTATTTCATTGGGAATCTGCGGAATCCTTCTGGGAAGACGAGAAAGGAAAATCCTTAGATATAATTTTTCTGGATATCATGTTGTCTGGAATGAATGGAGTAGAACTTGCTGGAAAAATTTCTGCAAGAGATCCGGAAATATCCAAAATTATGCTCTCTAATATGAATTCGGACGAACTAATTTATGAATCCTTAAAGAATGGTGCCATAGGTTATATCCTGAAATCGGAACTAAAAGATATTGCAGATGTAGTTGATACAGTTCTAAAAGGTGGTGCGATCATTACTCCTACAATCGCATTCCGTGTTTTAAATAGTTTTAAACAAAAGGATTATTCTGGAGAATTTAAACTGACTCCAAAAGAAAAACAGATCCTAGATGAGATGGTAAAAGGAAAAACCATCGGAAGAGTTGCAGAATTTTTAAAAGTAAGTAAATATACAGTCCAGCACCATGTGAAGAATATATACAAAAAACTAAATGTTCATAATAGAGCTGAATTGGTAAGAAAGGCGAGTGATATAGGATTATTGCCTTAA
- a CDS encoding sulfurtransferase, with amino-acid sequence MIVSSDWLFAHLDDPNIRIVDIRGRVEHTEPRYHAEPELYDKSHIPGAVFIDWTKDIVDLNDPIPVNIAPPEKFSELMSTLGISNDTIVVAYDDHNRMFSSRLAWALRYYGHTDGRILDGGFTGWVKEGKPVDSIIHTYEKKDFIAIPNPELKRNADEVEFRSSDTLLLDGRRPEVFAKGFIPGAINVPHTSLTNPETGKFLSKEELKVSFKNVGVDTDSPPEKIICYCNGGVSATVVITALGILGIENIPVYDGSWNEWGKDEKRPKSQLI; translated from the coding sequence ATGATTGTTAGTTCAGATTGGCTTTTTGCGCATTTAGATGATCCTAATATCAGGATTGTAGATATACGCGGAAGAGTAGAACATACTGAACCAAGATACCATGCTGAACCGGAACTTTACGATAAAAGCCATATTCCAGGTGCAGTTTTTATAGATTGGACAAAGGATATAGTAGATCTTAATGATCCGATTCCAGTAAATATAGCACCTCCTGAAAAATTTTCAGAATTGATGTCTACATTAGGGATTTCTAATGATACTATCGTGGTTGCTTACGATGATCATAATAGAATGTTCTCCAGTCGTCTAGCCTGGGCTCTAAGATATTACGGACATACAGATGGAAGGATCCTGGATGGAGGTTTTACAGGTTGGGTCAAAGAAGGAAAACCCGTTGATTCTATTATTCATACATACGAAAAAAAAGATTTTATCGCTATTCCCAACCCTGAACTAAAAAGAAATGCAGACGAAGTGGAATTCAGATCTTCGGATACTCTTTTATTAGATGGTAGACGTCCTGAAGTATTTGCAAAAGGTTTTATTCCGGGTGCGATCAATGTGCCGCATACAAGTCTAACGAATCCAGAAACTGGTAAATTTCTCTCTAAAGAAGAGTTAAAAGTTTCCTTTAAGAATGTTGGAGTAGATACAGATTCTCCTCCAGAAAAAATCATCTGTTATTGCAATGGAGGAGTTTCTGCGACTGTTGTAATTACAGCTCTTGGAATTTTAGGAATAGAGAATATTCCAGTCTATGACGGTTCTTGGAATGAATGGGGAAAGGACGAAAAACGCCCCAAATCCCAACTCATCTGA